The Halorhabdus sp. BNX81 genome includes a region encoding these proteins:
- a CDS encoding heavy metal translocating P-type ATPase, translating to MATRTTHLDITGMSCANCSGTIQDTLESLDGVIEASANFATDEGSIEYDPEVVTLGEIYEAVENAGYGAVSETVTVAISDMSCANCAEANATALEDTPGVIGAEVNYATDEAQVTYNPAEASRADLYDAIEAAGYSPVREDDAGADARDAARDEEIRKQLRLTLFGALLSAPMLVFMADKLVLGGGIVAGVESLVGIRLGWVEFALATPVQALLGWPFYKNSYNALVNNRRANMDVLIALGSSTAYFYSIAVLANLVAGEVYFDTAALILVFITLGNYLEARSKGQAGEALRKLLEMEAETATLIGPDGTEREVPLEDVQTGDLMKIRPGEQIPTDGVVVDGQSAVDESMVTGESVPVEKSEGDEVVGSTINENGLLTVKATKVGADTALQQIVQTVKEAQSRQPEIQNLADRISAYFVPAVIANAVFWGVVWFAFPEVLAGFVDALPLWGLVAGGPEIAGGAVSVFEFAVIVFASAVLIACPCALGLATPAATMVGTTIGAQNGVLFKGGDILERARDVDTVVFDKTGTLTEGEMELTDVVALDGEGSPVGNGDSEAAADGGSLTERERHSEEDVLRLAAAAESGSEHPLARAIVDGAKERGIEVPEPDDFENVPGHGIRATVGDSEVLVGNRKLLEDEGIDPAPAEETMARLEREGKTAMLVALRGSKRSENRDASGDEPRADGELAGVVADADTVKQGATEAVAALRERGVEVMMITGDNERTARAVAEQVGIDPENVRAEVLPDEKSDAVEQIQSDGRKAMMVGDGVNDAPALAVAHVGTAIGSGTDVAIEAADVTLMRSDPQDVVKAIRISDATLQKIKQNLLWALGYNTAMIPLASLGLLQPVLAAAAMAFSSVSVLTNSLLFRRYTPEEDYRIFGRLR from the coding sequence ATGGCTACACGAACGACCCATCTCGATATCACGGGGATGTCCTGTGCGAACTGCTCGGGGACGATCCAGGACACCCTCGAATCCCTCGACGGTGTGATAGAGGCAAGCGCCAACTTCGCCACCGACGAGGGTTCGATCGAGTACGATCCGGAGGTGGTAACGCTCGGTGAGATCTACGAGGCGGTCGAGAATGCTGGCTACGGCGCAGTATCCGAGACTGTCACCGTTGCGATTTCCGATATGTCGTGTGCGAACTGCGCGGAGGCCAACGCGACCGCCCTCGAAGACACGCCGGGCGTGATCGGGGCGGAGGTGAACTACGCGACCGACGAGGCCCAGGTCACCTACAACCCTGCCGAGGCTTCGCGAGCGGATCTCTACGATGCCATCGAGGCCGCTGGCTACTCGCCGGTCCGTGAGGACGACGCCGGGGCGGACGCGCGCGACGCAGCACGGGACGAGGAGATCCGCAAGCAGCTTCGACTGACGCTGTTCGGCGCGCTACTGTCGGCCCCGATGTTGGTCTTCATGGCCGACAAACTCGTCCTCGGCGGCGGGATCGTCGCCGGCGTCGAGTCCCTCGTCGGCATCAGACTGGGCTGGGTGGAGTTCGCACTCGCGACGCCCGTCCAGGCGCTGCTTGGGTGGCCGTTCTACAAGAACTCGTACAACGCGCTGGTGAACAATCGCCGGGCCAACATGGACGTGCTCATCGCGCTTGGCTCCTCGACAGCGTATTTCTACTCGATCGCTGTGCTGGCCAACCTGGTCGCGGGCGAGGTTTACTTCGACACCGCCGCGCTGATCTTGGTGTTCATCACGCTTGGCAACTACCTCGAAGCCCGTTCGAAGGGCCAGGCCGGCGAGGCACTCCGCAAGCTCCTGGAGATGGAAGCCGAGACGGCGACGCTGATCGGTCCGGACGGGACCGAACGGGAAGTCCCGTTGGAGGACGTCCAGACCGGCGATCTGATGAAGATTCGGCCGGGCGAGCAGATCCCGACCGACGGCGTCGTGGTCGATGGCCAGTCGGCCGTCGACGAGTCGATGGTGACCGGGGAGTCCGTCCCAGTCGAGAAGAGCGAGGGCGACGAGGTGGTCGGGTCGACGATCAACGAGAATGGATTGCTGACGGTGAAGGCGACGAAGGTGGGCGCGGACACCGCCCTCCAGCAGATCGTCCAGACGGTCAAGGAGGCCCAGTCCCGCCAGCCCGAGATCCAGAACCTCGCCGACCGGATCTCGGCGTACTTCGTCCCGGCGGTCATCGCGAACGCCGTCTTCTGGGGCGTCGTCTGGTTCGCCTTTCCCGAAGTGCTGGCTGGGTTCGTCGACGCGCTGCCGCTGTGGGGGCTGGTCGCCGGCGGCCCCGAGATTGCCGGTGGGGCCGTCTCGGTCTTCGAGTTCGCCGTGATCGTCTTCGCTTCGGCGGTGTTGATCGCCTGCCCCTGCGCGCTCGGGCTGGCGACGCCCGCGGCGACGATGGTCGGGACGACCATCGGCGCACAGAACGGCGTCCTGTTCAAGGGTGGCGACATCCTCGAACGCGCGCGAGACGTCGACACCGTCGTCTTCGACAAGACAGGGACGCTCACCGAGGGCGAGATGGAACTGACCGACGTGGTTGCCCTCGACGGGGAGGGGAGCCCGGTCGGGAACGGTGACAGCGAGGCCGCCGCAGACGGCGGGTCATTGACCGAACGCGAGCGTCACTCCGAGGAAGACGTCCTCAGACTCGCGGCGGCGGCCGAGAGCGGTAGCGAACACCCCCTCGCCAGGGCCATCGTCGACGGTGCCAAGGAGCGCGGGATCGAGGTGCCCGAACCCGATGACTTCGAGAACGTCCCCGGGCACGGAATCCGGGCCACCGTCGGTGACAGCGAAGTTCTGGTTGGGAACCGCAAACTCCTCGAAGATGAGGGGATCGACCCCGCGCCCGCCGAGGAGACGATGGCGCGTCTCGAACGCGAGGGCAAGACGGCGATGCTGGTAGCGTTGCGCGGTTCGAAGCGGAGCGAGAACCGCGATGCGAGCGGCGACGAGCCGCGAGCCGACGGCGAACTTGCGGGCGTGGTCGCCGACGCCGATACGGTGAAGCAAGGCGCAACGGAGGCCGTGGCTGCACTTCGCGAGCGCGGTGTCGAGGTCATGATGATCACCGGTGACAACGAGCGGACGGCTCGCGCCGTCGCCGAGCAGGTCGGGATCGACCCCGAGAACGTTCGCGCGGAGGTGCTTCCCGATGAGAAGTCCGATGCCGTCGAGCAAATTCAGAGTGACGGGCGCAAAGCGATGATGGTCGGCGACGGGGTCAACGACGCGCCGGCCCTCGCCGTGGCGCACGTCGGGACGGCCATCGGATCGGGGACGGACGTCGCGATCGAAGCAGCGGACGTGACGCTGATGCGCTCTGATCCACAGGACGTGGTGAAGGCGATCCGGATCTCCGACGCGACGCTGCAGAAGATCAAACAGAACCTGCTGTGGGCGCTGGGATACAACACGGCGATGATCCCGCTGGCCTCGCTCGGGCTGCTCCAGCCCGTGCTGGCCGCCGCGGCGATGGCCTTCTCCAGCGTCTCCGTGCTGACCAACAGTCTGCTGTTCAGGCGGTACACGCCCGAGGAGGACTACCGGATCTTCGGTCGGCTCCGGTGA
- a CDS encoding AsnC family transcriptional regulator — protein sequence MHDLDESDLEILSMLAEDARRPFSDIGEAVELSGPAVSDRVTRLREAGVIQRFTIDVDRTQLRAGVPVLVQVELSGNSVETVRERVRDADGIEHVFVTAEADVWFYARAEAQNVRSWVAGLLADVDVAGYSVTLVDDVEWTPSIEGLEFALTCAECGNTVDSEGETARIDGDVYHFCCPSCLDRFETRYRRLEEGA from the coding sequence ATGCACGATCTTGATGAATCCGATCTGGAGATCCTCTCGATGCTTGCCGAAGATGCTCGTCGGCCCTTCAGCGATATCGGTGAAGCAGTCGAGTTGTCCGGACCGGCAGTCTCCGATCGGGTCACGCGCTTACGGGAAGCGGGCGTTATTCAGCGGTTCACGATCGATGTCGATCGGACGCAACTTCGTGCTGGCGTCCCCGTATTGGTGCAGGTCGAACTCTCCGGGAACTCTGTTGAGACGGTTCGGGAACGTGTCCGTGACGCGGATGGGATCGAACACGTTTTCGTCACTGCGGAGGCTGACGTCTGGTTTTACGCGCGCGCCGAGGCCCAAAACGTCCGTTCGTGGGTCGCTGGATTGCTCGCTGACGTCGACGTTGCGGGGTATTCCGTCACCCTGGTCGACGATGTCGAGTGGACACCGTCGATCGAGGGGTTGGAATTCGCACTCACCTGTGCGGAGTGTGGGAACACGGTCGACAGCGAGGGAGAGACGGCACGGATCGACGGCGATGTCTATCACTTCTGTTGTCCGTCCTGTCTGGATCGCTTCGAGACCCGGTACCGGCGACTCGAAGAAGGAGCGTGA